The proteins below come from a single Dermacentor albipictus isolate Rhodes 1998 colony chromosome 7, USDA_Dalb.pri_finalv2, whole genome shotgun sequence genomic window:
- the LOC135896355 gene encoding serpin B9-like → MASAGSASQMRTQMATTSPPKTGTTSPPTPGTPTTGRPYCTLTDFGLKLVAYALQESQDANVCLSPFGVAVALGMAIVGSGDATTAQVVHAVGAIDSNNLYRTCGRILSMLNSSMANTKVSLGSRIYVSKEIPVLPEFRETLVETFSCDLGRLDFKNNPQGAIQEIDAWAAQATDGNLTQLIRDGDVTASTRLLLVSAIYFRGVWSEPFYGPVKAPFYVSNRETAHVDTMESCRTALYCRSTHIPCEALELSYCCRSLSLLLILPDRHVPLGKLVAALNYSAVRRLCKDLKPVSSMAVWIPRFRLQKSYEMAPALKALGITNLFDDHVVDLSRMTGARSGLCVDNFIHEALFDTTEEGVGEVTRPPNPLDATMIAFRANRPFLYVLLQNYNHSIVYIGAVCRP, encoded by the exons ATGGCGTCGGCCGGCAGTGCGAGCCAAATGCGGACCCAGATGGCCACCACGTCGCCCCCGAAGACGGGCACCACGTCACCCCCGACGCCGGGTACGCCGACGACGGGGCGGCCCTACTGCACCCTGACCGACTTCGGGCTGAAGCTGGTGGCGTACGCGCTGCAGGAGTCCCAGGATGCCAACGTGTGCCTGTCGCCGTTCGGCGTGGCCGTCGCCCTGGGAATGGCCATCGTGGGCAGCGGCGACGCCACCACCGCGCAGGTGGTGCACGCCGTGGGCGCCATCGACTCCAACAACCTGTACCGCACCTGCGGGAGGATACTGTCCATGCTGAACAGCTCCATGGCCAACACAAAG GTGTCGCTGGGCAGCAGGATATACGTGTCCAAGGAAATACCGGTGCTGCCAGAGTTCAGGGAGACGCTGGTGGAGACCTTCTCGTGCGACCTGGGCCGGCTCGACTTCAAGAACAACCCGCAGGGGGCCATCCAGGAGATCGACGCTTGGGCCGCCCAG GCGACCGACGGCAACCTGACGCAACTGATACGAGACGGCGACGTGACGGCAAGCACTCGACTCTTGCTGGTCAGCGCCATCTACTTTCGGGGTGTCTGGAGCGAGCCCTTCTACGGACCCGTCAAGGCGCCTTTCTACGTCAGCAACAGGGAGACG GCACACGTGGACACGATGGAGTCGTGTCGCACGGCCCTCTACTGCCGCAGCACGCACATCCCGTGCGAGGCGCTCGAACTGTCCTACTGCTGCCGCTCGCTGAGCCTGCTCCTGATCCTGCCCGACCGGCACGTTCCGCTGGGCAAGCTGGTGGCCGCGCTCAACTACAGCGCCGTGCGCCGCCTTTGTAAGGACCTCAAGCCGGTGTCGTCGATGGCCGTGTGGATTCCGCGCTTCCGGCTGCAGAAGTCGTACGAGATGGCGCCGGCGCTGAAGGCGCTCGGCATCACCAACCTGTTCGACGACCACGTCGTCGACCTGAGCCGCATGACGGGCGCGCGCTCGGGCCTCTGCGTCGACAACTTCATCCACGAGGCGCTGTTCGACACCACCGAAGAAGGGGTGGGCGAAGTGACCCGGCCGCCGAACCCGCTCGATGCCACCATGATCGCGTTCCGTGCCAACAGGCCGTTTCTGTACGTGCTGCTGCAGAACTACAACCACTCCATCGTCTACATAGGCGCCGTCTGCAGACCGTGA